Proteins co-encoded in one Euwallacea similis isolate ESF13 chromosome 34, ESF131.1, whole genome shotgun sequence genomic window:
- the LOC136418301 gene encoding uncharacterized protein → MKKQFDKKRKENNKYSIDDLVLWRGAKKDSKVASQNDRYEIVSLKGIKGYPRYSAVVAADAIRDYKSGAIPESDMSSDSEFTEIQDNIESACESAELEKEYEERADFENRYYFVISLAQKYLDEIKTDNEDGKSSSKNSQKSVNLNTVKAVKLPDINLPIFDGSLQNWFEFRDTFESLIHKNEALSDIQRFHYLRASVCNEPLQIVSTVEFYSDNYTTAWELVGKLYNKDKLLTHYHIKNVFNVETISKESAKDIRMMLTNLTKNMRALNKMGLPTASWDVPMVYMLSTKLDKGTTREWESFKSKSKIYPSLEDFKLFLSDKAEFLENMEPSRTERQQAGKFKGDKLPILKNTRLGWIVTGPVGKENKTEVVNCNFSSTETSFEQQIYESLKRFWEIENISGVKRGLSEEELACEELFKKNTTRCEDGSFVVRLPLKLEVSKLGSSFEQAKRRFLNLERKMCSNEQYKKLYHDFIKEYIKLGHMTKDTSLDQSLSGHYFMCHHGLYRADAITTNLRVVFDASLPSCTGFSLNNIQMAGPTIQQDLFSILIRFRQHRCVVSADCTKMYRSVWVHPDERPLQRILWRFSPEEPLHCYQLKTLTYGTTSASFLAIRCLFQLALEIQNTYPDIAEVIKNDFYVDDLLTGANTVAESRRICKLVFKTLKQGCFVLRKFCANDGSILDGIPNDDSLSKIVEFGENDAKKTLGLIWNPIHDILMYKGLWLEKLSWDDPVPCDIAMARTTFASELRFLNELRLGRHAIGENAKSIEMHCFSDSSERAYGACIYLRSLNENGETNVCLLASKAKVAPLQTVTLPRLELCGALVASRLAKKISQSLRLKLEKICNRVAEIQENTSSDTWRHVPSQLNPADYLSRGLRCSEIKNVDVWWNGPRFLCLPETEWPKTPGKSDELPDLRKTRTYCANNTLQGGDLHTIVARVQVQEDSFYEEFESIKGNKLKSSSKIISLKPFIDEFGLLRAVHLELVTDLSKESFILSLRRFVARRGKPSAVYSDNGTNFVSAHSELKDLGQFIIQNNDELTSKLCNEGIELHFIPPQSPHFDGLWEAGVKSMKFHLKRVVSNTPLTFEYFYTLLSEVEAIINSRPLSPLSFDPEDLTPLTPGHLLIGRQLSSWLSADLRSLPTNRLSLYQHLQQLRQHIWSRWSKEYVVELQQRIKWRQNYDNLTEGSLVLVKDDNAPPMR, encoded by the exons atgaaaaaacaattcgataaaaaacgaaaagaaaataacaaatacaGTATAGACGACTTGGTTCTATGGCGGGGAGCAAAAAAAGACTCCAAAGTCGCCAGCC aaaatgaTCGTTACGAAATTGTGTCTCTGAAAGGGATAAAAGGTTATCCGCGGTACTCTGCAGTAGTTGCAGCGGATGCGATACGTGATTATAAATCCGGAGCTATCCCCGAATCTGATATGTCCTCAGATTCTGAG TTTACCGAAATCCAAGACAATATTGAGTCAGCATGTGAATCAGCTGAGTTAGAAAAGGAATACGAAGAAAGGGCAGACTTTGAAAATAGGTACTACTTCGTGATTTCTTTAGCACAAAAGTACTTGGATGAAATCAAAACCGACAATGAGGACGGTAAAAGCTCCTCGAAAAACTCGCAGAAGtctgttaatttaaacacTGTGAAGGCTGTAAAGCTTCCAGAtataaatttacctatattTGACGGATCTTTGCAAAATTGGTTTGAATTCAGGGACACTTTTGAATCTCTGATTCACAAGAATGAAGCATTATCAGATATTCAgcgttttcattatttaagaGCCTCTGTGTGCAACGAGCCCCTCCAGATAGTATCAACTGTAGAATTTTATTCTGACAATTATACTACCGCGTGGGAATTAGTAGGAAAACTCTACAATAAAGATAAATTGCTGACTCACTATCACATTAAAAACGTCTTTAATGTAGAAACCATTAGCAAAGAGTCCGCCAAAGATATCCGTATGATGTTAACTAATTTAACTAAGAATATGCGCGCATTAAACAAGATGGGCTTACCTACAGCGTCTTGGGATGTACCAATGGTGTATATGCTAAGTACAAAATTGGATAAAGGCACGACTAGGGAGTGGGAATCATTCAAATCAAAGTCAAAGATATATCCTTCGCTAGaagatttcaaattattctTGAGTGACAAGGCggaatttctcgaaaatatGGAACCGAGTCGTACGGAAAGGCAGCAAGCTGGAAAATTTAAAG GGGATAAATTGCCCATCCTAAAAAATACAAGGCTTGGATGGATTGTAACTGGTCCTGTcggcaaagaaaataaaacagaagttgtaaattgcaattttagtaGCACCGAGACTAGTTTTGAGCAGCAAATTTATGAAAGCTTaaaaaggttttgggaaatagaaaatattagtgGAGTCAAAAGGGGGTTGTCAGAAGAAGAGTTGGCATGCGAAGAGCTCTTCAAAAAGAATACGACGCGGTGTGAAGATGGCTCGTTCGTAGTTAGATTACCCCTAAAATTggaagtttcaaaattagGTAGTTCTTTTGAGCAAGCAAAAAGGAGATTTCTAAACCTTGAACGAAAGATGTGTTCAAATgagcaatataaaaaattatatcatgatttcattaaagaatacataaaattagGGCATATGACTAAAGACACCAGCCTGGATCAATCATTATCAGGCCATTATTTTATGTGCCATCATGGGTTGTATCGCGCTGATGCAATTACTACCAATCTACGTGTGGTATTTGATGCATCACTTCCAAGCTGCACAGGATTTTCCTTGAACAATATTCAGATGGCTGGGCCTACCATTCAACAAGACCTATTTTCAATTCTTATTCGATTTAGACAACATAGGTGCGTTGTATCTGCCGATTGCACCAAAATGTATAGGTCCGTGTGGGTCCATCCAGATGAAAGGCCGCTGCAACGCATTCTATGGCGATTTAGCCCTGAAGAGCCACTGCATTGctatcaattaaaaacattaacatatGGTACCACCTCAGCGTCTTTCCTAGCTATTCGGTGTCTTTTCCAGCTTGCTCTTGAAATCCAAAACACCTATCCGGACATAGCCGAAGTAATCAAAAACGACTTTTACGTAGATGATCTCCTCACGGGAGCCAATACTGTAGCAGAGTCAAGACGAATATGCAAGTTGGTATTTAAGACCCTTAAACAAGGTTGTTTCGTATTGCGCAAGTTTTGTGCCAATGATGGCAGTATTTTAGATGGAATCCCTAATGATGATTCGTTGTCAAAAATTGTCGAATTCGGGGAAAACGATGCAAAGAAAACGCTTGGTCTGATTTGGAACCCTATTCACGACATACTAATGTACAAG GGTCTCTGGTTAGAAAAGCTATCATGGGATGATCCAGTTCCCTGTGATATCGCTATGGCACGGACTACCTTTGCTTCGGAGTTGAGGTTTCTGAATGAACTTAGGCTAGGTCGTCATGCAATTggtgaaaatgcaaaatcaatTGAGATGCATTGTTTTTCGGACAGTTCTGAAAGGGCATATGGGGCCTGCATTTATCTCAGGTCTTTAAACGAAAATGGCGAAACAAATGTATGTCTTCTAGCATCAAAGGCTAAGGTTGCACCTCTGCAAACGGTGACTTTGCCACGGCTAGAACTTTGCGGAGCCTTGGTAGCATCGAGACTTGCAAAAAAGATTTCCCAGTCGCTAAGAttaaagttggaaaaaatat GTAACAGAGTTGccgaaattcaagaaaataccAGTAGCGATACTTGGAGGCATGTTCCAAGTCAACTTAACCCAGCAGATTACTTATCGCGAGGATTAAGGTGTTCTGAGATCAAGAACGTAGATGTGTGGTGGAATGGTCCACGATTTTTATGTTTGCCTGAAACTGAATGGCCAAAAACTCCTGGAAAAAGCGATGAATTGCCTGATTTGCGTAAGACTAGAACCTACTGTGCAAATAACACATTACAAGGAGGAG ATTTGCACACAATTGTCGCAAGGGTCCAG GTACAAGAAGATTCTTTTTATGAGGAGTTCGAGAGCATAAAgggcaataaattaaagtcttcatcaaaaattattagtctGAAACCCTTTATTGATGAATTTGGATTGTTAAGG GCGGTTCATTTGGAATTGGTTACTGATCTCAGTAAAGAATCTTTTATACTATCGCTACGTAGATTTGTTGCGCGAAGGGGTAAACCCTCTGCAGTGTACTCTGACAATGGTACAAATTTCGTGTCGGCGCACTCAGAATTAAAGGATCTGGGACAGTTTATTATACAAAACAATGACGAACTGACCTCAAAATTATGCAATGAAGGGATAGAATTGCATTTTATTCCACCTCAATCACCCCATTTTGATGGGCTTTGGGAGGCAGGTGTTAAAAGTATGAAATTCCATTTGAAACGAGTGGTTAGTAATACCCCATTAACgttcgaatatttttatacccTGTTATCAGAAGTAGAGGCAATAATAAATTCACGTCCCCTTTCTCCATTGTCCTTTGATCCTGAGGATCTCACTCCGCTAACCCCGGGGCATCTTCTCATCGGACGTCAGTTAAGCTCTTGGTTAAGTGCAGACCTAAGGAGTTTGCCTACCAATCGGCTGTCGTTGTATCAGCATCTGCAGCAATTAAGACAGCATATTTGGAGCAGATGGAGCAAGGAGTATGTTGTAGAACTTCAACAGCGAATCAAGTGGAGGCAGAACTATGACAATTTGACTGAGGGTTCGTTGGTGTTAGTGAAAGACGACAATGCACCTCCTATGAGgtga
- the LOC136418377 gene encoding uncharacterized protein, with translation MGNDKIDTSMIDWIQSQEHPLAKMGVKKIRIEVGDQNYYGRVKFIHGLINIIPDNAEISVSSFTGSRLAGFIEVGQKALQLNPRFGRPCMVLHFRAPDRRNVAVKKLKALMGAEST, from the exons ATGGGGAACG aTAAAATAGATACTTCTATGATAGATTGGATTCAGTCTCAAGAACATCCACTAGCGAAAATGGGTGTTAAAAAGATTAGGATAGAAGTCGGGGACCAAAATTATTATGGACGCGTTAAATTCATACATGgcttaataaacataattccAGACAACGCCGAAATATCCGTATCATCATTTACTGGATCCCGTCTTGCTGGCTTTATCGAGGTGGGACAAAAAGCCCTACAATTGAATCCGCGCTTTGGGCGACCCTGTATGGTACTGCATTTCAGGGCACCAGACCGGAGGAATGTGGCcgtgaaaaaattaaaagcctTAATGGG AGCTGAAAGCACGTGA